In one Nicotiana sylvestris chromosome 8, ASM39365v2, whole genome shotgun sequence genomic region, the following are encoded:
- the LOC104248952 gene encoding uncharacterized protein, whose amino-acid sequence MYFPDEEVLFVGEDITEAYDGCRMFFDGAANFKEVGIEVVLVSEIGQHYPVSAKIRFPCTNNMAEYESILPYLFCVQELIKRFTKIEFKHVLRIQNEFVDALATLSSMIQHPHKNFIDPIPIGIHKYLAYCAHVEEESDGNLWFHDIKEYLSKGDYPKHVTHTQKRTLRRTTPYLFVYGMEVVIPAELEIPSLRIIQETELGDTEWVQSRYKQLDLIDRKRMNVVCYGQLYFQQKGQAKAIHTGAIGAKVDLPTLG is encoded by the exons atgtattttcccgacgagGAGGTATTGTTTGTAGGAGAAGATATCACCGAAGCATATGATGGATgcagaatgttcttcgatggagctgccaACTTCAAAGAAGTGGGTATCGAAGTTGTCTTGGTGTCAGAAATAggccaacattatccggtatccgcAAAAATTAGGTTTccatgtaccaacaatatggcagaatatgagtcTATATTGCCATATTTGTTCTGTGTACAAGAGCTGATTAAacggttcacgaagatagagttcaAACATGTTCTGAGGATTCAGAACGAGTTCgtagatgcattggccactttatcttccatgatacaacaccccCACAAGAACTTCATCGATCCTATCCCAATAGGAATTCATAAATATTtggcttattgtgctcatgttgaagaagaaagtgaCGGAAATctgtggttccacgacatcaaagaatacttgtCAAAGGGAGACTATCCGAAGCACGTAACTCATACTCAAAAACGTACACTCCGAAG GACAACTCCTTACTTGTTTGTCTACGGTATGGAAGTAGTTATTCCTGCCGAATTAGAAATCCCTTCtctaagaatcatacaagaaacTGAGCTCGGCGACACAGAGTGGGTACAAAGCCGCTATAAACAACTGGACCTCATAGatagaaagagaatgaatgtagtatGTTACGGTCAACTCTActttcaacaaaaaggtcagGCCAAGGCAATTCACACTGGGGCAATTGGTGCTAAAGTGGATCTTCCCACATTAGGATGA